One window from the genome of Chiroxiphia lanceolata isolate bChiLan1 chromosome 15, bChiLan1.pri, whole genome shotgun sequence encodes:
- the LOC116794342 gene encoding START domain-containing protein 10-like gives MSRGGEMVYIPDDSDFSSFRDQCESLEGWHCRYNKAGVTVWSQGQEESCTVQKIKTRISCKDVPAETLYDVLHDTSYRKKWDSNMIETYDIGRLTVNADVGYYSWKCPSPLKNRDFVTLRSWLPLGNDYMIINYSVKHPNYPPRKDFVRAVSLQTGYLIKANGDGACVLYYLTQVDPRGSLPKWVVNRVSQFVAPKAMKKIYKAGLKYPEWKRKHDPEYKPWVYPEQNTLPSVSLAELSVQHADSLENIDETGLSEDHLSTSDHEA, from the exons aTGTCCAGAGGAGGGGAGATGGTTTATATCCCAGATGACTCCGACTTCAGCTCCTTCAGGGATCAGTGTGAGAGCCTGGAGGGCTGGCATTGTCGGTATAACAAGGCTGGTGTGACGGTGTGGAGTCAGGGCCAGGAGGAAAGCTGCACCGTGCAGAAAATCAAG ACCCGCATCTCCTGCAAGGATGTCCCTGCTGAGACCCTCTACGATGTGCTGCACGACACCAGCTACCGCAAGAAATGGGACTCCAACATGATCGAGACCTACGACATCGGGCGCCTCACCGTCAACGCTGACGTCGGATACTACTCCT GGAAGTGCCCCAGCCCCCTGAAGAACCGGGATTTCGTCACCCTGCGCTCCTGGCTGCCCCTGGGCAACGACTACATGATCATCAACTACAGCGTCAAGCACCCG AATTACCCACCCCGGAAGGATTTTGTGAGGGCCGTGTCCCTGCAGACAGGTTACCTGATCAAGGCCAACGGCGACGGCGCCTGTGTCCTCTATTACCTCACCCAGGTGGACCCTCGCG GGTCGCTGCCAAAGTGGGTGGTGAACCGTGTCTCCCAGTTTGTGGCACCGAAG GCCATGAAGAAGATCTACAAGGCTGGGCTGAAGTACCCGGAGTGGAAACGCAAGCACGACCCCGAGTACAAGCCCTGGGTGTACCCGGAGCAGAACACCCTGCCCAGCGTGAGCCTGGCCGAGCTGTCGGTGCAGCACGCCGACTCCCTGGAGAACATCGACGAGACGGGGCTGTCCGAGGACCACCTGAGCACCAGTGACCATGAGGCCTGA